Genomic DNA from Fusarium keratoplasticum isolate Fu6.1 chromosome 2, whole genome shotgun sequence:
TATGGGCGACCCCTTGTCCGTCGCCGGCAGCGCcgtcggcatcatctccCTGGGCATTCAGGTCTGCCAAGGACTCGTCCAGTATGCTGACACAGTCCGAGGGCAGCAACGGGACGTGGACGATGGCATGGATGAGGTTCGATCGTTGCTCGCCGTTTTCAAATCACTCGAACAAACCATTGCTCGAATCGAAACCGACAGCCCGGAGAATGCCAAGTCACTCCTCGAACACCTTGGACAGGCTGAGGCGAAACTCCGAAGCCTGGAAGAGGTGTTAACAGAGGTCGGCATCCCGGTCAACACCTcgagcatcatcaagggAAAGATGAAGGAAACGTATCGGGCGGCGATCTATCCCATGAAGAAAAGCAAGCTCGAGGGGGCTCGTCAGAGTGTCCAATCCTTGTTGGGCATCCTCACGACCGCCCTGCAGACAGCAGACCTGTAACTTTGCGCCATCGCCAGAGTTAAGACTTATCTAGGCTAACTGAGTTTTCCAGGGACCTAGAAATTTCGCAGGCCGATGCCTTGAAGACTCTCCAATCGATCACCAATTCCAGTGCTAGCGAGTTGAAAGCCGCCGTTGAAGCCAATTCAACCCAGCTCGACAGCATTCAGGCCACATCTCGGCGAGAGTTTTCTGATATCAGCAACAGCCTCGTCTCAACCAGAGCCGAGGTTCAGGCGTTTTCAACCCGTTCAGCCAACCAATTAGAttctgttggtggtgatATCAGGGAAAGTCTTCAAAATACTCAGCTCCTTGTTGGAATGATGAGGGATCTCAGTCTCCAGATCAATGCCGCCTCAGCCAACTCTGTGCGTACAGGGTCTCACAACCAGGTTAGGGTCTTTATCACTTACCAAACAGCACAAGTTAATCTTCAGCTATTAGAATGCCCTGCTTATGACAACGCTAGGCTCACGAGTTCCTCCAAGCTCTCTCAAGCAGGCTTGTGACTTGTACGCAACTGACACTAATCTTATTCCCGAGTTCTCTAGGAGTATCAACGAAGTTCCGCaacctcgccgccgtcgaaGGCATTGTAAGTGTCCCCCACGACCCAAAAGGAGGGACGACTTTCTTTCTACGGTCAGTCGGGGAGCCTATTTTGAGCAAACTACTTTCTCGGAGCATGATGTCGGCTGTCCCTTTGCGAAATTCGCCCGCCGGAGCTCCACAACGAAGGCTGGAGCGCGATTTCATCTTCAGCTTCGGGGCCTATTCTCAACACTGGTCGACGTTAGCATGTGCTTAACGACGGGGGCAGGGGGCTTCAGTCTGAGCCCATGCTTGAGATACGTGCACATCCTCGCCGAAGAAGGCCCTGTGTCGCGGCTCATTTCCGACTGTTTCCTTTCAAAACCCACTTCCCATGTCAGCGGGCAAAAAGAGACCATGGTGGATAAGCTTCTGCATATGAGAAGGCAGATCACAACGTGTTTCGAGCGAGGGACAGCATCGCCGTATGATATCCATCCGTCTGTATCTGTCCTGTACTGGATGGTAAGTCTAAATAAATTCCATGTCCTATTCTACATAGCCCAAGGCTTTCGGTTTTTCTCATCGTAATTGCGTGCAATCCCACCTCACCTATACTACATCCTCTCCTGGTATTTAGGCAGATATAGATGATGGCGAAAGCGGGCCTTGTAAAGAGTGAATAAATTAACTACTAACCGTCTCGTAGCACCTACTAGTTTACATTAGCAGCTTTTGCCAACGGGAAGAATACGACGAAGCAGCCTTCAGGGTTGCACTCGACATGATGCAGTGGCTTGCTGATGCGAGTGCTCTGGAGATGGCCAAACAGAGTGCCGAGATGTGGTAGGTCAGGTCTTCATTTACATGCCGTCAGGCCCAAATTTTAACATGGGTATTTATGTACAGGATGTTCTTTTTTTTCAGCCTGTGGCAAGGCTTGCTATCTAGGTTGCCGGACAACGACAAGAACAGGGCAGTCGCGCTTGATTTTTTCAGATGCCTTCTGGATACTACCGAACCTGGCGACGGATCCGTCATCAAACTACTTGTCGGTTCCAACTTGGATTATATTCACCCGCTTCTGATGAGTTATGCATCGCAAGCAGCGGATGTGTCCCCAATGGCCTGGGCAATTCTCTCCAGGTCTATGCCCGAGCTTGAATACCAACTCAAACTCGCCCCAGCCTCGTTGTTTGAGAGAACTTATGGCTACACGACGCTCCAACTTGCAAGAACTTGGCCACAAGGCTTGGCGAGACTCCTCCAAACCGATACTCGTGCGCTCCTCCATGAACCAATGCCAAACGGGAATCTGCTCACATCTGATGATCATtcttattctttttataaacACTTGGATCTCTCCACCCTGGACACTTTGCTTAACGCAGGATACACTCTGTTTCCGGGCAACAGCTACGACACATTGGAAGATCTTGTTACAAACTATACGGAAACAGCTGTACCAGTAATAGCCAGGCATCTCTCCCAAAGGCTCCGACGACTGTCTGAAACGGCAGCCAAGTTTGGAATCACATCGAACCATGATCCTTCGATCCCGGATTTTGTAATGGCAGCCCGCTGGTGCCTAGCTCTTGAGGAGTTGGGCGAGTTCATTGATCCATCGATACGAGTGCCCATGAACGACAACATGATCCCTACCATCTACCACATTAGAAACATGTCGCTCAGCTTCTTCCCCATATTTTACGAACACGGATTTATTCACGTCAACACATGCGATCAGAGAGGACTGCCGCCTATGTTCGTAAGGCAGGGGTCATTTCCTTATGCCCACCATCACTTCCTCTCCCAGCGCGTGCTAAACGGCGACTTGGGGGCATTCCATAACATGCCATGGCTCCGGCAACATGGATTTCTTGACCAGAAGCCTCATGACCCTCTAGGACTAGGACTTAACATTGATGTAACTGGTGCCCACCGCGTCGCTGCTGAAATGGGGTCaagccttgacctcgaccttgactATCAACAAGACATAGATCATTACTTGTCTCTAGCCGCAGACTTTTTGCGGCAATTCGCCAGGAACTCCCATCGAGACAAGTGCGTTTGCTGGTGCAGCTTTGATGGTGACGGCTGTTCACCACTCAAGCTCCTCTACAAGTCCCATGCACACCCAACAACCCCTTACAGAGGGATCAGGGTGcgggaaaaaaaagaattcCAGACCAACAGCATCAAGAGGCTCCTCTTCGACTTTGACATGTTTGGGGACCCAACAGCAACTCCGACACCGAGTGTCAAACAacagagaaaaagagagcAGACCACAAATACGCAACCGTCGACGCGAGCCTTGGAGCTTGTTCGCCTCTTGACATTTGAAGCGCTTGAGATGACGCACACTTGTTGTATGCTCGAGGGGTTACGGAAGAACGGCCACTACATCGATGCCATTCTGAACTGCAACCGCAGCACCGCCAGAGACATTCGACAgtccgaggaagagagaaagaacGCTGAGCTCCTCGATACCCTGACGGAAGAATTCTCCAATGTCATGCGGCAGGATTATCAGGAAAAGTCTCTACATGATTTCATATTCGGCTATTGGAAAACTCGAATCGAGGATCTTTATTCCGTgcgagaagatgaggttCAGAAGATGCAAAAGCACGTCAACAACGTGCGTACTGGTAAGTGCAATCACTTTCTTCCGTATTGTCTCAAGATTAAATAGCCTTATTATGCATAGGTATTTGGCCTAGGCCACTACGAAGGCTGCTCTGGCCTCGTCAACGAGATGACGAAAATGATGATTTTGAGTCAGTTCCCGAAGAGACCAActctgatgaagatgcaCCTCATAATGAGCATTAGGAAGGGGAAGATCGTCATTAAGAAGAGACAAAGAGTACAGATATTATTTGACATTGCACGGAGCTCAGATACCAGTTCTCGTAGCATTTTGAAATACAAAGCAATTTGGTTTAACTTGTCTTTAACAGAGATAGAGACGGCATGGCCATAGTGTAGTCTAATGGAACTAATATCGAATATAATAATCTCTAAGCTAGTCCTATTTAACAGCTTATTTCCCCTATCTCTGTTCAAGGACGAATATATTAGAAGTTACTATTTCTACCTTTTCAAATAGAGTCAGGTACAGCAGGAAAGAAGGTGTGCAAAATAGAATGATAGTGTGAGACCCAGAGGCTGAAATCAGGGTTgataaaaagtattattcAATGGCTGGACTAAATACTGCATACTGAAGAGTCTTCTATCATTACAGCATTATGTCCTAGGCTTCAAGACTCTCTGTACCTGAAATCACTTGCCAAGGGGCTCACGAACCGCTGGGACATACTGTAACAAGGCAGATGGTCAGTAACATCCATTTCGAAGAGTAGACTCTACACTAGAGTCACTGGCAGGACCTGAGCTTTTTCAAGGTCCCACACGCCGCTGGTGGTGTATACATCATTCTCAATGATTTTGTGCACCTCGTCGATGCTCTCGGCGGAATAGACGACAACGCTCCCCTTGAATAGAGCCGGCTCTCCATCAGCAGGATGCTTCTCAAAAATGGCGCCTATCAAAGCCGATTAGATAATAACGATTGTAGTTATCTGTCACTCACCGCCCGCTGGTAGTGTCCCGGAAGCGATCAATGGTTTGATGCCTTCATAGTGCGTCCTTCGAGGCGTGATGTCAATTATGATACTGTAAGCGGCTCAAGCGACTTACGCTTTCACCTTCTTTCTGATTTCCAAAACATTAGGCTTATCAGGCATGATCGCAAGCCATTCTTTCTTCGCTACACCCGTTGCCATAGTGCGTTGTGCTTGGTGAAGGGTGGAAAGGCCGACTCTCAGTCCCGAGGAGGGTCGGGCGAGTGAACGCAGGATAGAAGCTGACATGATGGTCTAGATGATGATCCGAGGGTAGGTTATTGAATCAAATGTCGGAAATATGACATTCTATTTATCTATCTCTGTCTATTATTCGCTGGGAATGGTTTCCGTCTCCCTCCGGGACAGGAGCGGGATGTCATTCCGGCGGTACGTACCGAACGGAGCGAGATTCCGGACCACTTCAAAACGCCGTGATAACCACGAGAACGTTTCCCATTTATCTCGTGTAGCTTTTGCTTACTGCAGCGAGTAAgactcttcttctttaattataatgTCTCTCTGCTGCTCTTCCCTTCGCATTGGAAGCtttctttctagccttcgCCCCCTGACCCTCAGACTAACAAGCAATCTCCATATCCACGGCCAGCCCAGTACGCACCCTTGTCGAgcattctcctcctcaatgcCGCTCCGGGCCATAATACAGCCGGTCTTTAGCCCTGAGGCTATTCATCGTAAGTGTCTCTTATTACTCCACTAACCCGGTGCTGATGCCTGTCGCCAGCGATCGGACCCTACTcccaagccatcaaggcaAATGGTTTCGTGTTTCTTTCCGGTCAACTTCCAGCCGACTCTCAAGGCAAGTTGATCGAAGGTACCGCCGCCGATAAGGCGCACAAGATGTGTCAGAATGCCCAGGCAGTCCTGGAGGCAGCCGGTTCCAGCCTGGACAAGGTCGTCAAGGTCACGGTGAGTGCTTGAGGCTAGCGACGATGCGTCCTGCTAACAAGACACAAGGTCTACTTTCGCAACATGGATGATTTCAAAGAGGTGAATGAGGTGTATGCCGAGTATTTCCCTCACAAGCCAGCTCGGAACGCCTGTGAGGCAACAAAGCTGCCACTGGGTGCAAGCCTGGAGATGGATATTATTGCTGTACAGTAGATATTTGAGAGGAGAACGCATACTTGGCACACCACATTTACCTTTTGACACACTGCCCACCGAGGATAACTGGCTAATTTTAACAAATTCTTATGAATATATCCCTCTGTTATTTGATAGTAATGATCTCAGACAGTAAGGGGATTATCTAATATTAGACAAAGTTTCTTTTGTTGTTATTTCAATAACGTGTCCGCCGTTCACAAGATCAAAGAACACAATAATAAACATATGTATGGCATGATAGTAAAGCCCGGTCATTGAAAAGTAATTTAACCGCTATGAGGTTAAATTACTCTTCAATAACACGGTTTTACGATCATGTGTTCATTATTATATTCTTTGATCCTGTACATAgcggagacgtcattgagaTAACACAATAACAATACTGCAACACTTCAaaaaccttcttcttcttcaccttcgTCTGGTGACAGCCATACAAGATCAAACTGTGGAAAGATAAGTCTTACAGGCAAGACAGCATCTTTCCTCTTCCATAGGGAGGATAACGGCCTTCCATTTATCCTCTCCTGGAAAGATGAAGGGTGGCATCTTGCCTGCGAGGCTCACCTTTCCACCATTCGGCCTTGTAGAGCTGCCGCAATAAAGCTCGCCTTCTCCATGAGGAGGGAAGTGGGCCAGTCAACAAAAACAACAGCCTTAGCCCCTTCGTTGCCTGCTCCCTGCCGTCGGTCCTtttgtcatcttcttccgAGTCAACATGGCTTCCACCACAGTAACAAGGACACCAACTGCCCAGGGAAGCCCCTTGATGGAGACAAGTGCGTGATGCTGTTTTCAGAGAGTATCACGAGGAACTTCGTCCTACCAGAAGAAAGGTCCAGCCGCGGTGGCATGATTTCGGAGGAGATGAGAAGGAATTTCGGTCGAGCTGGTTGTTTCTGTTCTCTTCGCTAGGTTCAAGTTGCCTGAAGAATTCATCAGCGGCACACGGGCAGGGAGGGGAAGTGAAACAGAGAGACTTCAGTCTCATCACAATGAAATGAATGGTTTGTTaacgatgatgatgttgctCGATTCTTGAGCAAAGATGTACACCGCTTGTCGCTCGGTAAAGGTTAACCCTCATGTCGAAACATCGTCCCTGGTACGATGACGGTGGAGTCGATTGCGGAGCCGGCGGGCGGGAGCGAGCACGATCCCTGCTAGAGAGTGGAGGTTTTCGGCAgttcgagatggagaggaccCGttctcgacgacatggcCTGTTGAGCAGTGATTTACAGTGTATAAACTTGATATGAAATACCCGATTGGGTGCCTGGAGAAGATTGGTGTCGTGCCCCGAGGTAGGGAGAGTAAGGAGGGCAGACAAGACGGTCGCTGaacctcgtccttggcatcgtcaaaCGCTCAGAATGATTCCTTCCCCAAAAGAGACAACTGTGAACAAGAACGAGCATGAATATATTCACACATTAGCTATATACTCTTCCATTCGAATGATAAGATTCCCTCATACCGATTCCTGAAGTAATCGTAAATTTGTCACTTCTTTACTTTGGTACCTCACAGACAAAGTGCCCCTCACTGCATCccagcctcttcttctctcttcgcGCTCGACAAACACCCAATTCCCTCGGTTAGACACTCAATGCAACCCTGATCAGTCGATTCACCTCCGCATTTCGGGTCATCCAGGATGCAAGggagctcctcctccagtcAGAAACGGCCTCTTCATCCAGGGGTAGCAGCACACCCCGCGGGACTACCGTCTGGGGGAAATCCGGGGTTGAGTGAGACAGGGTCCAGGTACTGCTGATGTATCCCGATTGTATCGTGGCTGCTTGTGTATCTGCctctctgcttctccaaaTACCATTTAGTGACCTGTTGCGAAACCTGGATAATCTCACTCAAACGCCTCGCATACGCATCCATGACGCCATGAAATTTCCCGCCTTTCACCTCCTTTAAAGAGCAACACcccaacctcctcaacagtTCGGCtctctccttgatctgcGGGGTCGAAAGCTCACAAACACACAAAGTCTCAACCTCAATTGAACAGCTCCAGCATCATGTCCGCCCTCGGAAGCCGCGTCGCTCGCTCTGTGGTCGCTCTTCGACCCCTCCCCGCGGTTCAACGCGGTCTCCGCACATCGAGCGCTGTTCGTCAGGACGACCCGCACCCTTACGAGGCGAAGGAGCCAAAGCCGAGAGGTGACCAGTAAGTCTGGGCCTCGATCCATCGAAGAACTTATCGGTTAATTGATCTTCCCAGGAACAAGttgcttgcccttggcgCTGTTGCCGTTGGAGTCGGATTCTGGTGGTTCTACCGAGGAGGCAAGCCCGCACCCGCGACCGAATCGTCAGGCGAAAAGGCTGCGAGCAAGTAGAGGCGATACATTCCTGCGAGACTCTGCGACTCGATGATTACATTTCACGTACACGATCGAAGCATTGAGAAAGCGACAGCAACATGGAAAAGTAGTCTATTTACTCATAGTCCCGAAAAGAGGGCTCGATAGCTTGCGAAATTGAACTCGGCTGTTCCGACAGAGCCCTTTGTGCTGTTGAATTATGTCTTGGTGACAGGGGAGCCGGATCGAGTCCTGGTGTGCTGATGGGATCATTGAACATCACGACACATGGCCGTAAAAGCTCTCATCTTGCCGATTTCAGCTTCGATAGACATCCATGTCGAAAGAAACAAGCCACCAGTGCTGAGTGCTTGAGAATTTGCAGATATTGTGTTATGCTAACCAAATGATATCGATAGAAATACCAGTCACCCCTTGGAAGGGCATATCCTGAGGAATATTCTAGTGGATTTCAACCATCAGGCCATCAGAAACAACTATACTGGCTAGAAAACCCTACTCCAATACATCAGTGGTTTCAAATCTCCCCCGTCGTTTAGTAGCTACATCCATGTCAAGCGCCGTGCCTTTGGAGAACGGGGAGTAATAAAGGGCCGTTGTAACTCTCCTCATACAATATTGCAACTCAAGAGTTTCCACGTCAATTATCAATATTTGGATTACTAGTTTCATCGCTCTACCAATGAACAAGACTCATGTGTGTATTGTCAGGAGATCGGCTGCTTGGTTTGATTATCCAATTACCCTTCATCACTTCGGCCTATTTCTcgtatatttttattatgTCCTCATTCTGAAATCCGCTCGATGGCTAAAACACTGAGTGTTTATTTAGGTAAGTTGCAGGGTATCTGGGAGGCAAGGAATTATCTTCCCTGGTGGGTAATCGGGTTAAGAACTCGACTTCAAGGCACAAGATGAACTCGCTGCATTTCTAGGGTTTTCTATCTTGCTTAACTTTCACCTATGCCAAGGGTACGGCCCTGATTGACTGCAACCTGCAACCCTCCGCCGTCCGGTTGCTGCGTCTAACTGGCTGCGCTGTATTTTCGATGTCGCCCACCGCCAGCATCAGAGGATTGAGACCTTGATGCCTCCTACACACACGTATCAATCGCGACCACTGCCTAAAACCCAGTCCCTGTCACTCTCTTGGAATTGCACTTGGTTTTATGTTATCACCTTATTAACTAATAATTTGGTTAATATGATTAAGAATCAATTACTCCCCTACCAAGACTCTCCAAACTATTCACGAGGCATGACCAGCCAGCTTGATCAGAAGGAGTTCAGGAGTCTCGTTGCTGCCCTCAAAGACGAGACTTTGAGGCTCCCCAACCAACCATCCTAACTTTGCTAAAGAACAACAAGGCATAATATGCTTACGAATATCCAGGCACGCGCGCAATCAACCATGGCCTCCATGAGTGTCAGGCTGCAGAACCCTCCCACCTTGCGGCACAGCCTGATGGCCAGCACATCAAGGCAAACCAGGCTCGGAAGATCCGAAGTTCTGCAAGCGCCTTGCAATCAACCAGTCTAGAATGTCTGGATGATGTCAGCCTGGGCTCATGCAATCCCTTGTTCGTATTCAGTGCTTGCCCTGCGACATGTCAGAATGTTTTCGAAACCTTCTACTCCTTCAACACACATTGATAAAACGAGTTTCGTATTCAGTTGTAGACACTCCAATTTTATCCAGTTTTCTTGCGGCAATGCAAGCCTCGCAATGCAATACTACTACAAGTTGCATAACACAGCACCAGGGGGTTTTCAGCTCTGGGCTGCTGCGGCCAGTTGATGACTCCTTCAGACCAGGCTTTTCCCGAGTGACATGCACTTTTGTGAAAATTCAGTCAGCCAGAATGATGTGTATCATTGGTTCCGTTCTCAGGGTGGGTGGCCGCAGGTTGAAAAGCCATGGCTGGGCTCAGCCGACTGGTAGTGAGGTTCGTCGACCTCCCCAGCCACCTTCGACAACTGACCAACGATCAACTTCTCAAACATCCTTTTTAGTTACTTGAAAGGGCAACCACCTAGCTGTTTCCATGGCAACAAAGCGTTCTTCAACACACAACCGTAGTGTTTAGCGATTTCGGGGGCGCCCAGAACCCCCTCTTCCGTCACTTTGGAGGATAGTTTTATGATTTTTCTCACTACTCACCTAATATTCAGCTATTATTCTTCACTGAGGGTTATCAGTGACTCTGAGTTTGTATGCGGGTGGTGAATGGTGCTCAAGTTGCAGTGATATAAGAAGACGACAGCAGACAAACTCGCCCGTCAAGGCAACACCGCAGCCGTAGCTGCCAACGTAACAACGCAGACAATAAACAAATCAAAATAAACCGAGCCTCGATTCTTTCGTCACTCACCTATGTTCCTTTTCCCCAACAGATATCCAAGCCTCACACGGGCCGAGCCGACTGGTCAATCGCCGCGGCCGTTCATCCAAGCCCCCGGGGCACCCTCCCAGGCACCTTCAGCTGTACGGTACCCTACCAAGCCCCTGCGGTTGTGTCAAAAGTCCCAATTGACTATTCGTAGCCTGATTTCGGCTGCGCCCTTGCAGACGTTGTAGGCGCTTAAAGGGATCAGAGCCTGCTTCTACCGGTGATAAAAGCGTCAAAAGACGAacccttttctctccttccTAAAGCCATAAACTCAACCACGGAGTCTTCTACTTCTTTGAACCGCTGAAATGATGCTATCAtctctcatcctcggcctgctcCCCGTCGTCTACGGCACAATCCACAACACCACATACGACGAATACCCCGATTGCGCCATTACATGTCTCTCCTACAACGGAACCGAATATCCAAACAACTTTGCCAACAATTGCGACTACGCGAGCGGTGAATGCTGTACGAGTCCGTACAAGGCCATAATCACAGCGACATGGGAGTGTGTTTGGTCACACTGCGGGCAGGAAGAGTCTTTGGAGGCCTTTGAGATATTTGCCGACTTTTGCGAAGAAATGAACCACCCGCTGAGGAAGGATGACATACCAACGGGGTATGAGTCCGTTATAGATGtgaccgacgacgaggagggtgaggacaaagacaaggatgacgacggtgaGTTGTAACAACAAATCCTCTCATGGTCTTGTTAATTAATGTTTCACAAGATAATTTCGCTGGCACAGGCCTATCAAAAGCCCAAATTATCGGCATCGCAGTCGGAGCAGGCGTAACTGCAACAGTAACAGCTATTGGTCTTGTTCTCAAGTGCTGTTTTGAAGAGCTGTGGAATAGGTGTCTGGGGCGTGGCCGCTATTGACACGCTTGTGGCTAGGGGAAACAAGGTCTAACTCCTTTTAAATATTCAACACAAAATTTGTATCAAATGCACTTAGACATATTCTAATATTCTAGCTACTATAGATCTCTTCAATTAGCCATATCGTcgttctttttcttctttatTACCCACATATAAAGGACAGCTGATACTGGTCCCTGGCATCTCCCCCACAGTGTAGGGTAGGCACAATACCCCTATTTACACGTGCAGAAGGCCCCTCCTCCCTTTGGCAACTAATTTAGTTGAGATTTCCCTTTTGGTGACCGCCTTTATTTCTCCAGGGTgtcccctcctcccctcatCCCgcgccaacaccaacaaaacaaaaacagGCCAGCAACAGCTCTTCAATCTTCCTCAGAGATTGTTGTTTCTCACTCCTCACGAGCTCCTGATCTCCTCTTCAAATCTACAGCATCATGTCTCTCCACGTTCCTCTGGCGCATCGCCCCAAGGATCAGGGCGCCACCAAGGCCGTCATCTTGGTATAGCTTCACCTCCTGACTCTTTACCTCAACAAACAGCTAACTCCTACAGGTCGGTGGTCCTTCCCGAGGCACGCGCTTCCGtcctctctccctcgacgTCCCCAAGCCCCTCTTTGAGGTCGCCGGCCACCCCATCATCTGGCACTGCCTCTCGTCCATCGCGCGCGTCCCCAACAAGCAGATCCACGAGGTCTACATCATCGGCTACTACGACGAGTCCGTCTTCCGCGACTTTATCAAGGACTCTTCAAAGGAATTCCCCGCCATTACTATCAAGTACCTCCGCGAGTACGAGGCTCTTGGTACCGCTGGTGGTCTGTACCACTTCCGAgatgccatcctcaagggccGTCCCGAGAGGCTGTTTGTCCTCAACGCCGACGTCTGCTGCTCGTTCCCTCTCGATGAGATgctcaagctcttcaacgacaaggacgccgaggCTGTTATCCTCGGTACCCGCGTGagcgacgaggctgccacAAACTTTGGCTGCATCGTCTCCGACACCCACACCCGCCGTGTTCTTCACTACGTCGAGAAGCCCGAGTCGCGCATCAgcaacctcatcaacgccgGCGTGTACCTCTTCTCCACCGAGGCCATCTTCCCCTCGATCCGCTCCGCCATCAAGCGCCGCCTCGACCGCCCCTCCCGTCTGGTGTCGTACCCTTCGTCCGACAACCTCGAGaacagcttcatcctccccgacaatgacgacgaggatgaggagaagaagagcgaggTCATCCGTCTCGAGCAGGATATCCTCAGTGACATGGCCGACAACAAACAGTTCTTTGTGTATGAGACAAAGGATTTCTGGCGCCAGATCAAGACAGCCGGCTCAGCTGTCCCCGCCAACGCCCTCTACCTCCAAAAGGCTGCCCAGTCTGAGCTGAGCGACGAGCTCGCCCCTCCCAGCGCGAACATCGTGCCCCCCGTCTTCATCCACCCTACCGCCGATGTCCACCCCACCGCCAAGCTGGGTCCCAACGTGAGCATCGGACCCCGAGTCCACATCGGCGCCGGCGCGCGTGTCAAGGAGAGCATTGTCCTCGAGGACTCTGAGATCAAGCACGACGCCTGCGTTCTGTACTCCATTATTGGTTGGGGTAGCCGCGTTGGTGCCTGGGCTCGTGTCGAGGGTACTCCTACCCCTGTTGGCAGCCACTCGACGAGTATCATCAAGAACGGAGTCAAGGTCCAGAGTATCACCATCCTGGGCAAGGACTGTGGTGTCGGCGATGAGGTGCGCGTTCAGAACTGTGTCTGCCTGCCGTACAAGGAGCTTAAGAGGGTACGCTACCTACAACATGATGACTATGGACCAATGCTAACAGAAAATAGGATGTCGCTAATGAAGTCATCATGTAAGCCCAGTACTGCCTGTACACCCATCACATTAGACACATGCAGAAACATTGTCCTTTTTGACAATGGATGCATGATAAAAGCCTAGGATGCTATCTGCTTTGCTTGTTGAAGCTGCAGCACAGCACGTAATGGAGGAGGTATATAGCCAGGACCAGCACATGAAAGCATATAAGGTGTTTCAGTTCAGTTGGCGCACAGTAAAAGCGGCACATGATAGATCAAGTGAGTATACCAGAAAAAGCAACATGGGCGTGTATTCCGTCCAAGTCGTCTCCATTGAGAGTCGTGCTATACACTATTCCTCTTCTCACGCCCTCCAAGATCCAAAGTCTCCATCCAGGGGTATTCGTCCGTACCATGCCCCTCTCCAGGGGCGACGTCCTGTATCCTTCTGCTTACTCCCTGCCTTGCCCCAAACGGTCAAGCGTCCAATACGCCAGCCAACCCCTCCTCTTGTCCCGACTGTATGAGGTAAAATAGCTCTATCTATCCGAGAAATGTACCAATGAGATCCAGGCTATATATAGGTACCCGTAGTGTAGTGCTGCAAGGTTGCGTATCATTCGTGTCTTCGTTTGAGT
This window encodes:
- a CDS encoding YCII domain-containing protein — translated: MSASILRSLARPSSGLRVGLSTLHQAQRTMATGVAKKEWLAIMPDKPNVLEIRKKVKATHYEGIKPLIASGTLPAGGAIFEKHPADGEPALFKGSVVVYSAESIDEVHKIIENDVYTTSGVWDLEKAQVLPVTLV
- a CDS encoding Mannose-1-phosphate guanyltransferase; translated protein: MSLHVPLAHRPKDQGATKAVILVGGPSRGTRFRPLSLDVPKPLFEVAGHPIIWHCLSSIARVPNKQIHEVYIIGYYDESVFRDFIKDSSKEFPAITIKYLREYEALGTAGGLYHFRDAILKGRPERLFVLNADVCCSFPLDEMLKLFNDKDAEAVILGTRVSDEAATNFGCIVSDTHTRRVLHYVEKPESRISNLINAGVYLFSTEAIFPSIRSAIKRRLDRPSRLVSYPSSDNLENSFILPDNDDEDEEKKSEVIRLEQDILSDMADNKQFFVYETKDFWRQIKTAGSAVPANALYLQKAAQSELSDELAPPSANIVPPVFIHPTADVHPTAKLGPNVSIGPRVHIGAGARVKESIVLEDSEIKHDACVLYSIIGWGSRVGAWARVEGTPTPVGSHSTSIIKNGVKVQSITILGKDCGVGDEVRVQNCVCLPYKELKRDVANEVIM